Proteins encoded in a region of the Panicum hallii strain FIL2 chromosome 3, PHallii_v3.1, whole genome shotgun sequence genome:
- the LOC112886236 gene encoding dual specificity protein phosphatase 8-like isoform X2 produces MGDYHRPYRGDLRSPPSSAPDPAFTHANGYFSSSTSPHSNNGYFSPAFAKNDAFPGAGPGGDRRVEIYTTAPPPHLPPPPGHTLALPPPPGWKEGRMGGGGGSAGRKGGGGGGGASMWCLSDPEMKRRRRVASYKAYSVEGKVKASLRRGLRWFKGKCSEIFHHG; encoded by the exons ATGGGTGACTACCACCGCCCCTACCGGGGCGACCTccgctcgccgccgtcctccgcgccggacccagccttcacgcatGCCAACGGCTATTTCTCCTCCTCGACCTCCCCGCACTCCAACAACGGCTACTTCTCCCCAGCCTTCGCCAAGAACGACGCTTTCCCTGGCGCCGGCCCCGGCGGCGACCGGCGGGTCGAGATCTACACCACGGCTCCTCCGCCGCACCTTCCACCTCCTCCTGGACACACGCTggcgctgcccccgccgcctgGGTGGAAGGAGGGGCGCAtggggggcggaggcggcagcgcgggcaggaaaggcggaggcggagggggcggAGCCAGCATGTGGTGCCTCAGCGACCCGGAGATGAAGCGGCGTCGAAGGGTGGCCAGCTACAAGGCCTACTCGGTggagggcaaggtgaaggcgtCGCTGCGGCGGGGGCTCCGGTGGTTCAAGGGCAAGTGCTCCGAGATCTTTCACCACGGATG A
- the LOC112886236 gene encoding dual specificity protein phosphatase 8-like isoform X1 produces the protein MGDYHRPYRGDLRSPPSSAPDPAFTHANGYFSSSTSPHSNNGYFSPAFAKNDAFPGAGPGGDRRVEIYTTAPPPHLPPPPGHTLALPPPPGWKEGRMGGGGGSAGRKGGGGGGGASMWCLSDPEMKRRRRVASYKAYSVEGKVKASLRRGLRWFKGKCSEIFHHGWDFVRNHSEDAC, from the exons ATGGGTGACTACCACCGCCCCTACCGGGGCGACCTccgctcgccgccgtcctccgcgccggacccagccttcacgcatGCCAACGGCTATTTCTCCTCCTCGACCTCCCCGCACTCCAACAACGGCTACTTCTCCCCAGCCTTCGCCAAGAACGACGCTTTCCCTGGCGCCGGCCCCGGCGGCGACCGGCGGGTCGAGATCTACACCACGGCTCCTCCGCCGCACCTTCCACCTCCTCCTGGACACACGCTggcgctgcccccgccgcctgGGTGGAAGGAGGGGCGCAtggggggcggaggcggcagcgcgggcaggaaaggcggaggcggagggggcggAGCCAGCATGTGGTGCCTCAGCGACCCGGAGATGAAGCGGCGTCGAAGGGTGGCCAGCTACAAGGCCTACTCGGTggagggcaaggtgaaggcgtCGCTGCGGCGGGGGCTCCGGTGGTTCAAGGGCAAGTGCTCCGAGATCTTTCACCACGGATG GGATTTTGTAAGAAATCATAGTGAGGATGCCTGCTAG